A stretch of the Candidatus Jettenia sp. AMX2 genome encodes the following:
- a CDS encoding metal ABC transporter permease, whose product MDQLLEILNPHFLLRNALYAGLLVGLVCPQVGIFFVLRRMVLLGIALPQVSNAGVAFAFLLHTLGWHIFAHTETETATALSGSIVFTLAVIFTLAILERRRGGFTENRIGFTYALAWAASILFVAWNPYGQAEVFSMLKGQIVAVPNLYLLFMLVIYGTIFIFLIGFHRNFVVVSYDADMATTLGKNIVLWDILLYLIIGIVISFGVMTVGPLVIFGFLLIPPMAARMVTRGIPLFCIVSSVIGITASFTGFYLSYRFDLPTGSTNVALLCAIFVFLYMAKIIARLFKR is encoded by the coding sequence ATGGATCAACTATTAGAAATACTCAATCCGCATTTCCTTTTACGAAATGCCCTTTATGCAGGACTGCTTGTGGGGCTTGTGTGCCCGCAGGTAGGTATATTTTTTGTACTTCGCCGTATGGTTTTATTAGGTATCGCCCTGCCACAGGTATCAAATGCGGGGGTTGCTTTCGCTTTTTTACTGCATACCCTCGGATGGCACATCTTTGCCCATACGGAAACAGAAACAGCCACAGCACTATCAGGTTCGATCGTTTTTACCCTTGCAGTCATCTTCACCCTCGCTATCCTCGAACGCCGGAGAGGCGGTTTTACTGAAAACCGTATCGGTTTTACCTATGCCCTGGCCTGGGCTGCTTCCATATTATTTGTCGCCTGGAATCCTTACGGACAAGCAGAAGTGTTTTCTATGCTGAAAGGCCAAATTGTTGCTGTTCCAAACCTCTATTTATTATTCATGCTTGTCATTTACGGCACAATTTTTATTTTCCTGATCGGATTTCACCGTAATTTTGTAGTGGTATCGTATGATGCTGATATGGCAACTACACTCGGCAAAAATATTGTCCTTTGGGATATCCTGCTCTACCTCATTATAGGCATCGTGATATCCTTTGGTGTTATGACCGTTGGGCCTTTGGTTATATTTGGCTTCCTTCTGATACCTCCCATGGCTGCCAGGATGGTTACCCGCGGCATCCCGCTTTTTTGCATTGTCTCCTCCGTTATCGGAATCACCGCTTCTTTTACCGGCTTTTATCTGTCATACCGATTTGATCTGCCGACCGGTTCTACAAATGTAGCCCTGCTTTGTGCCATATTTGTATTCCTGTACATGGCAAAAATAATTGCCCGATTATTCAAGAGATAA
- a CDS encoding metal ABC transporter ATP-binding protein gives MANDNCITLKDVAIGYRGNIILSNINFSLKKGEFVVLFGPNGAGKTTLFKTILKIIPPEQGEIIYGNDHYPGFGYVPQRQYLDEIYPFTVEEVVLMGTFGSAKPFSPTPGENRALVDQCLKDVDMYDRRKQLFSELSGGQKQRILIARALATRPNVLLLDEPIAGVDIHAQRKIMEIISGLHQGHNLTIIMVTHEIYNIPKNTDRILWIHNNKILIGNRADMISSLQMDEIKNM, from the coding sequence ATGGCAAACGATAATTGTATTACCTTAAAAGATGTTGCGATTGGGTACAGGGGAAATATTATCCTGAGCAATATTAATTTTTCTCTGAAAAAAGGGGAATTTGTGGTTTTGTTTGGTCCGAACGGAGCCGGCAAAACCACACTGTTTAAAACCATTTTAAAAATTATTCCTCCTGAGCAAGGTGAGATTATTTACGGTAATGACCATTATCCGGGATTTGGCTATGTACCACAACGTCAGTACCTTGACGAAATATATCCATTTACCGTGGAAGAAGTGGTATTAATGGGTACTTTTGGATCCGCGAAACCATTCAGCCCGACTCCAGGAGAAAACCGTGCCCTGGTTGATCAATGTTTAAAAGATGTAGATATGTACGATCGGAGAAAACAGCTCTTCTCCGAACTGTCTGGCGGACAAAAACAACGTATCCTTATAGCACGGGCATTAGCAACACGGCCGAACGTTCTCCTTCTTGATGAGCCTATTGCCGGGGTTGATATCCATGCACAGCGAAAGATTATGGAAATTATCTCAGGTTTACACCAAGGACATAATTTAACGATTATTATGGTAACCCATGAAATTTATAATATTCCTAAAAACACTGATCGGATACTATGGATCCATAATAATAAAATATTAATCGGTAACAGAGCCGATATGATATCATCGTTACAGATGGATGAAATCAAAAACATGTGA
- a CDS encoding metal ABC transporter substrate-binding protein, translating to MKIFYQICLCFFFLISWMPAAYAKLNIVATTPDLGALAKEIGRDMVNVTSIAMPTEDPHFTDARPGFIVRLNKADMLIESGMQLEIGWLPTLVHGARNRKILPGSPGYLNASTGISVLNVPNIPASGLRAMGDVHPMGNPHFTLDPISGYIAAANICERLCQIDQANCEYYRNNLEEFSGKLEQKLSEWQNLLKPFQGTKIVTYHDTFPYFARRFNLDIVGTLEPKPGITPSPTHLNALIPAMKRENVQLILVEQFRERRTPEFVAAETGAKVVVLPIMVGGKKEINDYISLIDYTVKQIASALKT from the coding sequence ATGAAAATTTTTTATCAAATATGTCTTTGCTTCTTTTTTCTCATAAGCTGGATGCCGGCTGCCTATGCAAAACTGAATATTGTCGCGACAACCCCCGATCTGGGCGCTCTGGCGAAGGAGATCGGAAGGGATATGGTTAACGTCACCAGCATTGCAATGCCTACAGAAGATCCCCATTTTACTGATGCGAGACCTGGCTTTATTGTCAGGCTTAATAAAGCCGACATGCTTATCGAAAGCGGGATGCAGTTGGAAATCGGCTGGCTGCCAACCCTGGTACACGGTGCAAGGAACCGGAAAATCCTGCCAGGAAGCCCGGGATATTTGAATGCCTCCACGGGAATTAGTGTATTAAATGTACCCAATATTCCTGCTTCGGGACTACGGGCTATGGGCGATGTCCATCCTATGGGAAACCCGCACTTTACGCTAGATCCCATAAGTGGATACATTGCCGCTGCAAATATCTGTGAACGCTTATGTCAGATTGATCAGGCAAATTGTGAATATTACAGGAATAATCTTGAGGAGTTTTCCGGAAAACTTGAGCAGAAACTATCAGAATGGCAAAACCTGTTGAAACCTTTTCAGGGAACAAAAATTGTTACTTACCATGACACATTTCCTTATTTTGCCAGACGGTTTAATCTTGATATCGTAGGAACGCTTGAACCCAAACCTGGTATTACACCCTCACCAACGCACTTAAATGCGCTTATTCCTGCAATGAAGAGAGAAAATGTTCAATTAATCCTTGTAGAACAATTTCGTGAACGCAGGACGCCGGAATTTGTTGCTGCAGAGACAGGTGCAAAGGTTGTTGTTTTGCCGATCATGGTCGGAGGGAAAAAAGAAATTAATGATTATATCTCCCTTATCGATTATACTGTTAAGCAGATTGCATCAGCCCTGAAAACGTAA
- a CDS encoding MATE family efflux transporter translates to MKLELTEKNLNKNILKLSVPIVIENVLHLGVFLSDTIMVGRLGTEAIAAVGLGGTLFYIISMVFSSFNIGAASIVARHIGAKEQEQAEMVGGQAIVISSLVSLTITPFLILFAEKILFLMSAAPDVIVPGTRFLQIVAFSLLFRLLVLTCNAILRGAGDTKTPMKINLIINSINILFNWLLIFGIGPFPRLGVPGVALATVLAYASGTGLLYSRLFAGKYTVRITPYHIIQIHINSIKRIFRVSIPAAIDAILTHTGFLFFTKIVTLLGTTALAAHQIALRVEAMSFMPGLAFAISTATLVGQSLGKKAPDLALLSMKRCCLFALIFMGSFAVVFLVFPEQIAMIFNPEPNVLLLASVCIMVAAMEQPALAIYMVFAGGLRGAGDTLSPMIVTIAGTFIFLAPMAYLFGITLGWGLAGVWLAAAIDWIGRAIAIYILFRRGRWKRIKV, encoded by the coding sequence ATGAAACTTGAGCTTACGGAAAAAAACCTCAATAAAAACATTCTGAAGCTGAGCGTTCCCATTGTCATTGAGAACGTGCTCCACCTGGGCGTCTTTCTGTCAGATACCATCATGGTAGGACGATTGGGAACCGAAGCAATCGCTGCTGTGGGTCTGGGAGGTACTCTTTTCTATATTATCTCCATGGTCTTTTCTTCTTTTAATATCGGTGCAGCCAGTATTGTTGCAAGACATATCGGCGCAAAAGAGCAGGAACAGGCTGAAATGGTAGGAGGCCAGGCAATAGTAATATCATCTCTTGTGAGTCTCACGATTACACCGTTTTTAATACTCTTTGCAGAGAAAATACTGTTTTTGATGAGTGCCGCACCGGATGTTATCGTACCTGGTACAAGGTTTCTTCAGATAGTTGCCTTTTCTCTCCTGTTTCGGCTGCTGGTTCTTACCTGTAATGCGATTCTGCGTGGTGCAGGGGATACGAAGACACCCATGAAAATAAACCTGATCATTAACAGCATCAATATACTCTTTAACTGGTTATTAATTTTTGGCATAGGGCCTTTCCCCAGGCTGGGAGTCCCTGGGGTAGCCCTCGCCACGGTGCTTGCATATGCGTCCGGCACCGGATTACTCTACTCAAGGCTCTTTGCCGGAAAATATACGGTACGGATAACCCCATACCATATAATCCAGATACATATTAACTCCATAAAAAGAATATTCCGTGTTTCTATCCCTGCTGCCATAGATGCCATCCTTACCCATACCGGATTTCTCTTTTTTACAAAAATAGTCACATTGCTTGGCACAACAGCACTGGCAGCACACCAGATAGCACTTCGTGTTGAAGCAATGTCTTTTATGCCAGGACTTGCCTTTGCAATTTCAACTGCAACACTGGTAGGACAAAGCCTTGGTAAAAAGGCACCTGACCTTGCATTGTTAAGTATGAAACGGTGTTGTCTTTTTGCACTGATATTTATGGGAAGTTTTGCTGTTGTTTTTCTTGTTTTCCCTGAACAAATTGCGATGATATTTAACCCTGAGCCCAACGTACTGCTACTGGCATCAGTGTGCATCATGGTTGCGGCCATGGAGCAACCCGCCCTTGCAATATATATGGTATTTGCAGGTGGTCTGCGGGGGGCTGGCGACACATTAAGTCCTATGATCGTAACCATCGCAGGTACTTTCATTTTTCTTGCACCAATGGCCTATTTATTTGGCATTACCCTTGGATGGGGATTAGCCGGCGTATGGCTTGCCGCAGCCATTGACTGGATTGGCCGTGCCATAGCTATCTATATTTTGTTCAGAAGGGGAAGGTGGAAAAGGATTAAGGTATAA
- a CDS encoding capsule assembly Wzi family protein yields MKTYKAVFYFLFSFFFLLQITGIADAGDRTNVPLKNWGGFAINRSWIYDALEKIVLAGLADQVILNTKPMSRMEVARIVAQAVRRIEQDQGIDYHNREHIEELLYKLVREFSNELAEMGVRTPLNRDGQARFLALKPVDHLQFGGAYAHNPQRPVTDLGKRFNEGANTHVAFDGRHQLGDFLSFYYHPELSYDKDSTQGRLVVGYTKLTLWNTELEIGRDSLWWGPGFRGSMLFSNNAPPLNQVRLGAAEPFRLPWVFSHLGPIKATTFVGQLERNRDDWPKAFVGGYRISLAPSRFLEIGHGRAYQFGGEGKGYSLKDFPATVGEITRSTKRKGENHLMSLDATLRMPDVNRYILIARDMSLYGEMGWDDTRKGWIRPKKPGGLIGAYLTGFLGDPWLDFRVEYTKTTSIMFTHHDYTDGFTYRDAVLSHFVGTDGNELYGRISRWIGDSYLMGFNASRSEMGPTQRSKLNLPREKRYTAGIDFSCQVTNSSSVFLRYDYSRIYNHNFTSGEKGHDHLFRIEYTYSF; encoded by the coding sequence ATGAAAACATACAAAGCGGTTTTTTATTTCTTGTTTTCCTTCTTTTTTTTATTGCAGATTACGGGGATTGCAGATGCAGGAGACAGAACGAATGTCCCTTTAAAAAACTGGGGAGGTTTTGCGATAAACCGTTCATGGATCTATGATGCCCTGGAAAAGATTGTGCTTGCCGGGCTGGCAGATCAGGTAATCCTTAATACGAAACCTATGAGCAGGATGGAAGTTGCCAGGATCGTTGCGCAGGCGGTACGCCGGATTGAGCAGGATCAGGGTATTGATTACCACAACCGTGAACACATTGAGGAACTCTTATATAAGCTTGTCCGGGAATTCAGTAATGAGCTGGCAGAAATGGGAGTAAGAACCCCCTTAAACAGGGACGGACAAGCAAGGTTTCTGGCGCTTAAGCCGGTTGATCATCTTCAATTTGGAGGCGCTTACGCTCATAACCCCCAAAGGCCCGTTACCGATCTGGGAAAACGCTTCAATGAGGGGGCTAATACCCATGTAGCCTTTGATGGCAGACACCAGCTCGGTGATTTTCTGTCATTTTACTATCACCCGGAATTGTCTTATGACAAGGACAGTACTCAGGGCAGGCTGGTAGTCGGGTATACAAAGCTTACCCTATGGAATACAGAGCTTGAAATCGGACGTGACAGCCTCTGGTGGGGACCGGGATTCCGGGGCTCGATGCTTTTCTCGAATAATGCACCGCCGTTGAATCAGGTACGGTTAGGCGCTGCGGAGCCTTTCCGGCTCCCCTGGGTTTTTAGCCATCTTGGCCCGATCAAGGCAACAACCTTTGTGGGGCAACTGGAACGCAACCGTGATGACTGGCCCAAAGCTTTTGTAGGTGGTTATCGTATCAGCCTTGCACCTTCCCGTTTTCTGGAGATAGGACACGGACGCGCTTATCAATTCGGAGGGGAAGGAAAAGGGTATTCTCTAAAAGATTTTCCGGCAACTGTTGGTGAAATCACAAGGTCAACAAAAAGAAAAGGTGAAAATCATCTGATGTCTCTCGACGCTACCTTGCGAATGCCTGATGTTAATCGTTATATCCTGATTGCACGGGATATGTCACTGTATGGTGAAATGGGATGGGATGATACACGGAAAGGATGGATCCGTCCAAAAAAGCCTGGTGGGCTCATAGGTGCTTATCTTACCGGATTTTTAGGGGACCCATGGCTCGATTTCCGTGTTGAATACACAAAAACCACATCAATCATGTTTACCCATCATGACTATACAGATGGGTTTACCTATAGGGACGCGGTATTATCCCACTTTGTCGGAACCGATGGAAATGAACTGTATGGACGAATCAGCAGATGGATTGGTGACTCTTACCTGATGGGATTCAATGCAAGCAGGTCTGAGATGGGACCTACCCAGCGCAGTAAATTAAATTTACCCAGGGAAAAGCGTTATACCGCCGGAATTGATTTCTCCTGTCAGGTCACAAATTCTTCCTCGGTCTTCCTCAGGTATGACTATTCCCGTATCTATAACCATAACTTCACCAGCGGTGAAAAAGGGCATGATCATCTCTTTCGGATTGAGTATACTTATTCCTTCTAA
- a CDS encoding Wzz/FepE/Etk N-terminal domain-containing protein: MTEGQQHQSVSADDEINLMDCWRVICSHKRLIGAICAAVALLTLLYSFSLPKLYKSTATILPVQGEGGRIPGAGIAGLLGVSGVSIQADRILNILESRLIRERISEQFYLRNYYNPIHPVGTPRSLKDATTIISRGGIISIEVLDKDPEMAANIANAYVEHLNQLNAEFGAGTASNQRRFIAGQLKKTEEDLRSAEDALKEFKEKHSAVSFSDQASGAMSAAARLRNEITTAEVQLQVMQNFARDTHPEVVRLRRKIQELKHQLAKTQYSEGLELPLETGNPAYTRREIYIPAADVPQIGLELARLERNVMVYESVYTLLTQELEKARIEEVKDLPVVQPLDKAVPATRHGRPKIVFNTLIAGIAGLFLSVFVAFSLEFINKQRGKEMKR, from the coding sequence ATGACGGAAGGACAACAACATCAATCGGTATCTGCAGACGATGAAATTAATCTGATGGATTGCTGGCGGGTTATCTGCAGTCACAAAAGACTTATAGGGGCTATTTGCGCTGCCGTGGCTCTGCTTACCTTACTGTATAGTTTCTCATTGCCAAAACTTTATAAATCAACGGCGACCATCCTGCCCGTTCAGGGAGAAGGGGGCAGGATACCGGGTGCAGGTATTGCAGGACTGCTGGGCGTCTCAGGCGTATCGATACAAGCGGACAGAATCCTGAATATCCTGGAGAGCCGCCTGATAAGAGAAAGGATTTCCGAACAGTTTTATCTCCGGAATTATTATAACCCGATACACCCTGTCGGCACACCGAGGTCGTTAAAAGACGCAACAACCATTATTTCCAGAGGTGGTATAATCTCAATAGAGGTTTTGGATAAAGATCCTGAAATGGCTGCAAACATTGCCAATGCCTATGTAGAACATCTGAATCAACTGAATGCAGAATTCGGTGCAGGAACAGCAAGCAACCAGCGGCGTTTTATTGCCGGGCAATTGAAAAAGACAGAAGAAGACCTGAGATCGGCAGAGGACGCTTTAAAGGAATTCAAGGAAAAACACAGCGCCGTATCCTTCTCAGACCAGGCAAGCGGCGCTATGTCAGCAGCGGCGCGCCTCAGGAATGAAATCACTACTGCAGAGGTTCAACTGCAGGTAATGCAGAACTTCGCCAGGGATACCCACCCGGAGGTTGTCAGGCTCAGACGCAAGATTCAGGAGTTAAAGCACCAGCTTGCGAAAACTCAATACAGCGAAGGGCTGGAGCTTCCTCTGGAAACAGGGAATCCAGCCTATACCAGGAGGGAAATCTATATTCCCGCAGCCGATGTTCCTCAAATAGGTTTGGAACTTGCGCGACTGGAACGGAATGTCATGGTATACGAAAGCGTCTATACCCTGCTTACCCAGGAACTGGAAAAAGCCAGGATTGAAGAAGTAAAGGACCTGCCTGTTGTTCAACCTCTGGATAAGGCGGTTCCTGCAACCAGACACGGTAGACCAAAAATAGTATTCAATACACTCATTGCGGGAATCGCAGGCCTTTTTTTGAGTGTCTTTGTTGCGTTTTCCCTGGAATTTATCAATAAACAAAGAGGGAAGGAGATGAAACGGTAG
- a CDS encoding SLBB domain-containing protein: MQNKIVNIPLYFLVFLLWMCNPAFAQTEGAPSPNNPQTLSPGINHAPFSPAQNISPLRGEARPADNRNAGQAAHRDEARYDTDANVTGGRDREQLREVQDLAVQAIKERDEEPSSIEAAFHEIASGVEAPGTTGDSLGRLRQFGYSLFRRNITTFAPIRDIPVGPDYVLGPGDELRITLWGNIENTYVQTVDNHGRIYLPTIGPVRVWGLTFSQAETLIRKHLSQYYTGFETSVTMGYLRTIKVYVVGEVDNPGAYNISSLSTLVNALYAAGGPSINGTLREIKLIRNHRKDETFDFYDLLLHGDKSRDFRLESGDVIFVPPIGPVAGIMGQIRRPAIYELKEPLPVREFIEMAGGQMPQSYLRRVQIIRMKPNAEREIIDIDLTSNDSPQDDRKIQNGDLLIMHPSDHRIYNTFTLEGQVKHPGKYEAKPGMQLSDLLQPDAILPTAYLERIEIVRFAEDLKADIFHINLRELWDGDASQDLKILSGDRIFVRSKYRPSGTVYLGGEFKLPGSYTIEHGERLSSVIKRAGGFTDMAYLKGSVFTRLSAAARERVALEDFIHRFEENILEEARQPIFGYSPGLALRQQEEISRRRQQIRALAERITLGRIVIHLDTPDRFEGSDYDIILEDGDRLTVPLRPAEVFTIGSLRNPAAFVHKSNENIQYYINRSGGFTKSADRKEIYLIKADGSAVVGFLKLRDIDPGDAIVVPPKHRMKDLSWITQLTSIASNTAITAASLAVIATR; encoded by the coding sequence GTGCAAAATAAAATAGTTAATATCCCGCTATATTTTCTTGTCTTTTTGCTGTGGATGTGCAATCCGGCCTTTGCTCAAACAGAAGGGGCGCCGTCACCAAATAATCCGCAAACACTATCTCCTGGTATTAACCATGCGCCTTTTTCTCCTGCTCAAAATATCAGCCCCCTCCGCGGGGAGGCAAGGCCTGCTGATAATAGGAATGCAGGACAGGCCGCCCATCGTGATGAAGCAAGATATGATACAGATGCAAATGTCACCGGCGGAAGAGACAGGGAACAGTTAAGAGAAGTTCAGGATCTTGCAGTACAGGCAATAAAGGAGCGGGATGAAGAACCATCTTCCATTGAAGCCGCATTCCATGAGATTGCATCCGGGGTAGAAGCGCCTGGGACGACAGGCGATTCATTGGGAAGGCTGAGACAATTTGGGTATTCCCTTTTCAGAAGGAATATTACTACATTTGCACCAATACGGGATATCCCCGTCGGACCGGATTATGTCTTGGGACCAGGAGATGAGCTGCGGATTACCCTGTGGGGAAATATTGAAAATACCTATGTGCAGACGGTCGACAATCATGGCCGTATCTATCTCCCTACAATAGGTCCTGTACGGGTATGGGGCCTCACGTTTTCCCAGGCAGAGACTTTAATCAGGAAGCATCTTTCCCAATACTATACCGGTTTTGAGACAAGCGTTACGATGGGATATCTCAGAACCATCAAGGTTTATGTCGTTGGGGAGGTTGATAATCCGGGTGCTTACAATATCAGCTCACTATCAACCCTGGTTAACGCACTTTATGCAGCTGGAGGACCCAGCATAAACGGTACCTTAAGAGAGATTAAATTAATAAGAAATCATCGGAAGGATGAAACATTTGATTTTTATGATCTTCTTCTCCATGGCGATAAGAGCCGCGACTTCCGGCTGGAGTCGGGTGACGTGATCTTCGTCCCCCCTATCGGTCCGGTTGCAGGTATTATGGGACAAATAAGACGGCCTGCTATCTATGAATTAAAGGAACCTCTGCCTGTTAGAGAATTTATTGAAATGGCAGGTGGGCAGATGCCACAAAGCTATCTCAGGCGCGTGCAAATTATACGGATGAAACCCAATGCGGAACGTGAGATTATTGATATTGATCTTACCAGCAATGATTCACCACAAGACGATAGAAAAATCCAAAACGGCGATCTGCTTATCATGCACCCTTCCGACCACCGCATCTATAACACCTTTACCCTTGAAGGACAGGTAAAACACCCGGGTAAATATGAAGCCAAACCAGGAATGCAGCTCAGTGACCTCCTGCAGCCGGATGCCATTCTTCCCACCGCTTATCTGGAAAGAATAGAGATTGTCCGTTTTGCGGAAGACCTCAAGGCGGATATTTTTCATATAAACCTGAGAGAGTTGTGGGATGGGGACGCATCGCAGGATTTGAAAATACTCTCAGGGGACAGGATCTTCGTCCGGAGCAAGTACAGACCCAGCGGCACTGTCTATTTAGGAGGAGAATTCAAACTTCCGGGTTCATATACGATCGAACACGGTGAACGGCTTAGTTCTGTAATAAAAAGGGCTGGAGGTTTTACCGATATGGCATATCTGAAAGGGTCCGTTTTTACCCGACTGTCTGCTGCAGCAAGGGAACGGGTGGCCCTGGAGGATTTTATACACCGTTTTGAAGAAAATATCCTGGAGGAGGCAAGGCAACCCATTTTTGGTTATTCCCCCGGGCTAGCCCTGCGGCAACAGGAGGAAATATCACGAAGACGCCAACAGATCAGAGCCCTGGCAGAAAGGATTACCCTGGGGCGGATCGTTATTCATCTGGACACCCCGGATAGATTTGAAGGTTCTGATTATGACATCATCCTGGAAGACGGGGACCGTCTCACGGTACCATTGCGTCCGGCCGAGGTCTTTACCATTGGAAGCTTGCGAAATCCCGCTGCGTTTGTCCATAAGAGTAATGAAAATATTCAATATTATATCAACCGCAGTGGTGGATTCACCAAATCGGCAGACCGGAAAGAGATATATCTCATCAAGGCAGACGGCTCTGCCGTTGTCGGGTTCCTGAAGTTAAGGGACATCGACCCGGGCGATGCCATTGTGGTGCCCCCAAAACACCGGATGAAGGATCTAAGCTGGATAACACAACTTACCAGTATTGCCAGCAATACCGCTATTACAGCTGCATCCCTTGCTGTAATAGCAACAAGGTAA
- a CDS encoding UpxY family transcription antiterminator, with the protein MNQRNQTDFHWFAVHTRSRHEKFVDAFLQERHVCTFLPLVKTLSRRRDRKTFVDLPLFPGYLFVHIPYEYTGEIRSIKGVVRIVGDDILKPVPVEEKQIEDLKILVSSEIKIDPYHYLQAGKRVRVVAGPLRGIEGILVKRKKNYQVIVSLDLIQRSVTAEVCITDIEAAG; encoded by the coding sequence ATGAACCAAAGAAACCAAACTGATTTCCACTGGTTTGCCGTCCACACACGATCCCGTCATGAGAAATTTGTAGACGCCTTTTTGCAAGAAAGGCATGTTTGTACCTTCCTGCCGCTTGTTAAAACCTTGAGCCGGAGAAGGGACAGAAAAACATTTGTCGATCTCCCGTTATTCCCCGGTTATCTGTTTGTTCATATACCATATGAATACACAGGCGAAATAAGGAGTATAAAGGGTGTGGTAAGAATCGTTGGCGATGACATCCTGAAACCTGTTCCTGTCGAAGAAAAACAAATTGAGGATTTAAAAATCCTGGTAAGCAGCGAAATAAAAATAGATCCGTACCATTATTTACAGGCAGGGAAAAGGGTTCGGGTTGTTGCCGGACCACTGCGGGGTATTGAAGGTATCCTTGTGAAGAGAAAAAAAAACTATCAGGTTATTGTTTCCTTAGATCTCATACAAAGGTCCGTAACAGCCGAGGTATGTATAACCGATATTGAGGCTGCCGGCTGA
- a CDS encoding nucleotide sugar dehydrogenase, translating into MSTTNVINSINSKNAKIAIIGLGYVGLPLVLAFCKAGFRVTGFDVDPEKAEKLRQGKSYIKHIDSSLIARFVIPSFADEFNTQHSFFPTTDFSLLSAMDCIIICVPTPLSKNREPDMTYVFGTAKTIAQYLRKGQLIVLESTTYPGTTDEDMRAILEETGLKAGTDFHLAFSPEREDPNNKDFSTSTIPKVVGGYTEQCLAIAQALYNSIVEKTVPVSSTKIAEATKLLENIYRSVNIALVNELKILFDRMGIDVWEVIEAAKTKPFGFQAFYPGPGLGGHCIPIDPFYLTWKAREYEFSTRFIELAGEINTIMPRYVIYKTMEALNEKGKSVKGSKILLLGLSYKKNVDDMRESPSLRLIELLEEKGAKVDYHDPYIPKPPKLREHKLEKESVALTDENLAKYDCVVIATDHSVYDGEFILKNSQLIIDTRNLIKNHTNHSDKVKRA; encoded by the coding sequence ATGAGCACAACAAATGTAATAAACTCAATAAACTCAAAGAATGCAAAAATCGCCATCATCGGTCTTGGCTACGTAGGCTTACCATTGGTACTGGCATTCTGTAAGGCAGGTTTTCGGGTAACCGGTTTTGATGTTGATCCTGAAAAAGCAGAGAAATTAAGGCAGGGCAAGAGTTATATAAAACATATCGATTCATCCCTGATCGCCCGGTTCGTTATTCCTTCGTTTGCTGATGAATTTAATACGCAACACTCATTTTTCCCCACCACTGACTTTAGCCTGTTATCTGCCATGGATTGCATCATTATCTGTGTGCCGACACCTCTCAGCAAAAACCGTGAACCGGACATGACCTATGTTTTTGGCACGGCAAAAACCATTGCCCAATATTTAAGAAAAGGTCAATTGATAGTTCTTGAGTCCACAACCTATCCGGGCACAACCGATGAAGATATGCGGGCGATCCTTGAGGAAACAGGGCTAAAGGCAGGGACCGATTTTCATCTGGCTTTTTCTCCTGAAAGGGAAGATCCGAATAATAAAGATTTTTCGACATCAACGATCCCCAAAGTTGTGGGCGGTTATACAGAACAATGCCTTGCGATCGCCCAGGCATTGTATAATTCTATAGTGGAAAAAACCGTGCCGGTATCGTCCACAAAAATTGCAGAGGCCACAAAACTCCTTGAAAATATTTACAGGTCGGTAAACATTGCCCTTGTGAATGAACTCAAAATATTATTTGACAGAATGGGAATAGATGTGTGGGAGGTGATAGAAGCCGCCAAAACAAAACCGTTTGGATTCCAGGCATTCTATCCGGGGCCTGGCCTTGGTGGTCATTGTATTCCCATAGACCCCTTTTATCTTACCTGGAAAGCGAGGGAGTATGAATTCTCCACCCGTTTTATTGAACTTGCCGGTGAAATAAACACGATCATGCCGCGTTACGTTATTTACAAAACGATGGAGGCCCTTAATGAAAAGGGGAAAAGTGTAAAAGGTTCAAAAATTTTACTCCTTGGACTTTCTTATAAGAAAAACGTGGATGATATGAGAGAATCACCTTCTCTAAGATTAATAGAGCTTTTGGAAGAAAAAGGTGCCAAAGTAGATTACCATGATCCCTATATTCCCAAACCACCAAAGCTGCGTGAGCACAAGCTTGAAAAAGAGTCTGTTGCATTAACCGATGAAAACCTTGCCAAATACGATTGTGTGGTCATTGCAACGGATCATTCGGTTTATGATGGTGAATTTATTTTAAAAAACTCACAACTTATTATTGATACAAGGAATTTGATAAAGAACCATACAAACCATTCAGACAAAGTAAAAAGGGCATAG